One window of Botrimarina mediterranea genomic DNA carries:
- a CDS encoding tetratricopeptide repeat protein yields the protein MSRPPLRYRIADWCATRGRQIGAAWDSVIGPIENLIGRAGEGVLSAFDSFEGLESFVVQTVRIVLWPLIFFGRLVGRFLPSGTGRGPLYVIGRFLGRTGAAIYGLAERLNLDGVLVFLATISKPLWLPIASLLGFANAWLATRRPHELLLAAPALVFALPFAFVAVHGAMIGKEDIAERYKIAVRDAANAGDYAMVELFERKLAQLGIDTRRTDYRTALKLADDGDLQEAYMRMQRLATLDSPGYAPAHLWIARHLASGRVDVAGAPSDSTDRLASLALAEQHLEQLMKLDIASDGIALLRAYVLASTGRMVTAIELLEPYSDNPGPAAVLRLRLLTQVRDLMAARDQARVVLEMAADRKWRDTARTDDFESWALAAEVLGEEDQLEAALSAWLMSRPDDQEPRKLLSKHRREEAEQLLNSPTTAPAKTATIIVEAIRLGAPDTWTNALIGRIVQDRTTSRYVERVWDELSSSDATPEPLTTAMATIAAARGDIVSARAAFQRAIEHENAKAVVWNNYAWTLLQEPNPDPQAALEAVGRALDLAPDDFRFRETRGQALLALGRWEDAIADLEYALNGLPDAVDVHRSLAKAYEATAQPQLAEVHRRQAGF from the coding sequence ATGTCCCGCCCTCCCCTCCGCTACCGAATCGCCGATTGGTGCGCAACGCGTGGCCGCCAGATCGGCGCGGCCTGGGATTCGGTGATCGGGCCGATTGAGAACCTCATCGGACGCGCCGGGGAAGGGGTACTTTCAGCTTTCGACAGCTTCGAGGGCCTCGAGTCCTTTGTGGTGCAGACCGTCCGCATCGTTCTCTGGCCGCTGATCTTCTTTGGGCGATTGGTGGGGCGGTTCCTTCCATCTGGAACTGGACGCGGACCGCTTTATGTCATCGGACGATTCCTTGGCCGCACCGGCGCGGCGATCTACGGTCTCGCCGAGCGGCTGAATCTCGACGGCGTTCTCGTCTTCTTGGCCACAATCTCGAAACCCCTGTGGCTGCCCATCGCAAGCCTCTTGGGATTTGCGAACGCTTGGCTCGCGACACGGCGGCCGCACGAACTGCTGCTCGCAGCGCCGGCCTTGGTGTTCGCCCTGCCATTCGCGTTCGTCGCGGTACATGGCGCGATGATCGGCAAGGAGGACATCGCCGAACGCTACAAGATCGCGGTACGCGACGCGGCAAATGCGGGCGACTACGCGATGGTCGAGCTCTTTGAGCGAAAGCTCGCGCAACTCGGAATCGACACGCGACGCACCGACTATCGAACGGCATTGAAGCTGGCAGACGACGGCGACCTGCAAGAAGCCTACATGAGGATGCAGCGGTTGGCGACGCTCGATAGCCCTGGCTACGCCCCGGCGCACTTGTGGATCGCCCGGCATTTGGCGTCTGGTCGAGTCGATGTCGCGGGCGCACCCTCCGATTCAACCGATCGCCTGGCTTCCCTGGCTCTCGCCGAGCAGCATCTTGAACAACTCATGAAGCTCGACATCGCCAGCGACGGGATCGCTCTCTTGCGTGCCTATGTCTTGGCGTCGACCGGTCGCATGGTGACTGCAATTGAGTTGCTGGAGCCCTACTCCGACAACCCGGGGCCTGCGGCTGTTCTGCGCCTACGGCTCTTGACGCAGGTCCGCGACCTTATGGCAGCGCGCGATCAGGCCCGCGTCGTCTTGGAAATGGCCGCCGATCGCAAGTGGCGGGATACGGCTAGGACCGACGACTTCGAATCCTGGGCTCTCGCCGCCGAGGTGCTGGGCGAAGAGGATCAACTAGAAGCGGCGCTTAGCGCGTGGCTAATGTCTCGTCCTGACGATCAAGAGCCACGAAAGCTGTTGTCGAAGCACCGGCGCGAAGAAGCCGAGCAACTCCTCAACTCCCCGACGACGGCGCCGGCGAAAACGGCAACGATCATCGTCGAAGCCATTCGACTCGGCGCCCCGGACACATGGACGAACGCCCTCATCGGACGGATCGTGCAAGATCGGACCACTTCTCGCTATGTCGAACGGGTTTGGGACGAACTGTCGTCTTCTGATGCAACGCCCGAACCGCTCACCACGGCGATGGCGACCATCGCCGCGGCCCGGGGCGACATCGTCAGCGCCCGCGCCGCCTTCCAGCGGGCGATCGAGCACGAGAACGCCAAGGCAGTGGTCTGGAACAACTACGCGTGGACCCTTCTTCAAGAGCCCAATCCCGACCCCCAAGCGGCGTTGGAGGCGGTCGGTCGCGCGCTCGATCTGGCGCCGGACGATTTCCGTTTCCGCGAAACCCGTGGTCAGGCGCTGCTCGCCCTGGGCCGTTGGGAAGACGCCATCGCGGACCTCGAATACGCCCTCAACGGGCTGCCCGACGCCGTTGACGTTCATCGATCGCTCGCAAAGGCTTACGAAGCCACAGCGCAACCTCAACTCGCTGAGGTCCACCGACGACAAGCCGGATTCTAG
- a CDS encoding TFIIB-type zinc ribbon-containing protein, whose protein sequence is MPITVTCPSCGVTLKTSDSAAGKKAKCPKCQGPIVVPMPRAELDPIEEAPPADDAWGDFDQESEITASTPAAPSADRKPCPACGEMIHANAAKCRFCGEFFDAELAKAEKRKLKNDPDAKLGVFDWIVAILCPMIGCIVAIVYSTQRSPKAKKMFTVIAVVMLISFLFNLLIGVLAALNENGGL, encoded by the coding sequence GTGCCTATTACCGTCACTTGCCCCTCGTGCGGCGTGACTCTCAAGACTTCCGACTCCGCCGCTGGCAAGAAGGCGAAGTGCCCCAAGTGCCAGGGCCCGATCGTCGTCCCCATGCCACGTGCAGAGCTCGACCCGATCGAGGAAGCCCCTCCTGCCGACGACGCCTGGGGGGATTTCGACCAGGAATCGGAGATCACTGCATCGACGCCGGCCGCGCCGAGTGCGGACCGTAAGCCGTGCCCGGCGTGCGGCGAGATGATCCATGCCAACGCGGCGAAATGCCGTTTCTGCGGCGAGTTCTTCGATGCGGAGTTGGCGAAGGCAGAGAAGAGGAAGCTCAAGAACGATCCTGACGCCAAACTTGGAGTCTTCGACTGGATCGTCGCTATTCTGTGCCCCATGATCGGGTGCATCGTGGCGATCGTCTATTCGACGCAGCGAAGCCCCAAGGCCAAGAAGATGTTTACCGTGATCGCCGTTGTGATGTTGATCTCCTTCCTCTTCAACCTCCTGATCGGGGTGCTTGCTGCGCTCAACGAGAACGGCGGGCTCTAA
- a CDS encoding RING finger protein, with the protein MLTSLNCDCGAAVSLPPDASARSLRCPSCRRVLALTADGVAIASTPITADRPVKCPICQTAMTAGEECVTCPDCDQLHHRDCWSEMGGCGSYGCAQAPALDKGESAATPMTAWGDKKQCPACGEEIKAIALRCRYCHTEFDSVDPMSRDDLRRQSSKVNQRDGMKRIVVGLFVTSLLACVAPLTAILSAAYVIPKRAEIAKCGPIYIILGWTSLGLSVFYSILMALFILAEST; encoded by the coding sequence ATGCTTACCTCGCTGAACTGCGACTGCGGCGCCGCGGTGAGCTTGCCACCGGACGCGTCCGCGCGCTCGCTACGATGCCCAAGCTGCCGCAGGGTATTGGCGCTCACCGCCGACGGCGTCGCCATCGCTTCAACGCCGATCACAGCGGATCGCCCCGTAAAATGCCCCATCTGCCAAACGGCAATGACGGCGGGGGAGGAATGCGTCACATGCCCCGACTGCGATCAGTTGCATCACCGCGATTGCTGGAGCGAGATGGGGGGCTGCGGCTCGTACGGCTGCGCGCAGGCGCCGGCGCTCGACAAGGGGGAGTCCGCGGCCACGCCGATGACTGCTTGGGGGGATAAGAAGCAATGCCCCGCTTGTGGCGAGGAGATAAAGGCGATCGCTCTGCGCTGCCGCTATTGTCACACGGAATTCGATTCGGTCGATCCGATGTCGCGAGACGACCTCCGACGCCAGTCGTCGAAGGTCAATCAACGCGATGGGATGAAGCGGATCGTCGTCGGCTTGTTCGTCACGTCCCTACTGGCGTGTGTTGCGCCGCTAACAGCGATTCTCTCCGCCGCCTATGTCATCCCTAAGCGAGCTGAAATCGCCAAATGTGGTCCGATCTATATTATCCTCGGATGGACGTCGCTCGGATTGTCGGTGTTCTATTCGATCCTCATGGCCCTCTTCATCCTTGCCGAATCGACCTGA
- a CDS encoding TIGR03790 family protein yields the protein MRTLLAILAALLSAPATSSFGLEPSEIALVAARGNRESVGLAKYYCRQRGVPESQIIEIDISPDETLDRDKWRFAVRPEIQKWLKKNDPDQKVRCLVTTWGIPLKISAGKPSGMDAEYRKYLTNELTSRTQKLRQIASALDRLAGGSPLTDALESLPTEEPTADASSNVDKLKTQLEAALRSAQERIVKLPAETRRTQEAQLQQLTTAAGGATVLLQAINQQIRAREAAGETVPTQLLQQFELLRGRTSAFTELKILLDGRPPSFERDETTLRLLEQTGGLLACIDWLKTQEGVAKRNERGASFDSELSLVYWPDGYELLRWQPNYLRGAYDSSQLRKAFPTLMVARLDGPDLKTAKRLIDDAIAVEKTGGLTGKAYIDARGLTTLEGPPLEPGSYPDYDRALLVTAKGLENLKDEADESRFEVVLNDEPELFAPGQCPDAALYCGWYSLAKYVDAFEWKRGAIAYHLASAEANTLKEVDSQAWCKKLLEDGVAATIGPVNEPYLVAFPRPNEFFALLVQGELPLVEVYYRTKPFNSWMMTLIGDPLYRPYAKQ from the coding sequence ATGCGAACTCTTCTTGCGATCCTAGCGGCTCTCCTATCGGCGCCCGCTACAAGTTCGTTCGGCCTTGAGCCGAGCGAGATTGCCCTCGTCGCCGCCCGTGGCAATCGCGAATCGGTGGGCCTCGCTAAATACTATTGCCGCCAACGCGGCGTGCCAGAGTCGCAGATCATCGAGATCGATATTTCGCCCGACGAAACGCTCGACCGCGATAAATGGCGATTCGCCGTGCGGCCAGAGATTCAGAAGTGGCTCAAGAAGAACGACCCCGACCAGAAGGTCCGTTGCTTGGTGACGACCTGGGGCATCCCGCTCAAGATCAGCGCCGGCAAGCCGAGCGGCATGGACGCCGAATACCGGAAGTACCTCACCAACGAACTAACCTCCCGTACGCAGAAGCTGAGACAGATCGCGTCGGCATTGGATCGATTGGCGGGCGGGTCGCCGCTGACAGACGCCCTCGAGTCGCTGCCAACCGAGGAACCCACCGCTGACGCCTCGTCGAATGTCGACAAACTCAAGACGCAACTTGAAGCGGCTCTCCGCTCGGCGCAAGAACGCATCGTCAAGTTGCCGGCCGAAACGCGGCGGACACAAGAGGCGCAGCTTCAACAGCTAACCACCGCCGCGGGCGGGGCGACGGTGCTGCTTCAAGCCATCAACCAACAGATCCGCGCTCGCGAAGCCGCCGGCGAAACGGTCCCCACGCAGCTGTTGCAGCAGTTCGAATTGCTCCGTGGCCGTACGTCGGCCTTCACCGAGCTGAAAATCCTGCTCGATGGGCGTCCGCCGAGCTTTGAACGCGATGAGACCACGCTGCGTCTTTTGGAGCAGACGGGCGGTCTGTTGGCCTGTATCGATTGGCTTAAGACGCAAGAAGGCGTCGCTAAGCGCAACGAACGCGGCGCGTCCTTCGACAGCGAGCTGAGTCTTGTTTACTGGCCCGACGGGTACGAGTTACTCCGTTGGCAACCGAACTATCTACGCGGCGCGTACGATAGCAGTCAATTGAGGAAGGCGTTCCCAACGCTCATGGTCGCCCGTCTCGACGGCCCCGACCTAAAGACCGCCAAGCGGCTGATCGACGACGCTATCGCCGTCGAGAAGACGGGCGGCCTCACCGGCAAGGCCTACATCGACGCGCGGGGCCTGACGACGCTCGAAGGCCCGCCGCTCGAGCCGGGTAGTTACCCCGACTACGACCGCGCGCTCCTTGTCACGGCCAAGGGCCTCGAAAATCTGAAGGACGAGGCCGACGAATCGCGGTTCGAGGTGGTTCTGAACGACGAACCCGAGTTGTTCGCGCCCGGCCAGTGCCCCGACGCGGCCCTGTACTGCGGCTGGTACAGCTTGGCGAAGTACGTCGATGCGTTCGAGTGGAAGCGGGGCGCTATCGCCTACCATCTAGCGAGCGCAGAAGCCAATACGCTCAAGGAAGTCGATAGCCAAGCGTGGTGCAAGAAGTTGCTTGAAGACGGCGTCGCTGCAACGATCGGTCCGGTCAACGAACCGTACCTCGTCGCGTTTCCGCGACCGAATGAGTTCTTCGCCTTACTGGTCCAGGGTGAACTGCCGCTGGTAGAGGTTTACTACCGGACGAAGCCATTCAACAGCTGGATGATGACCCTTATTGGCGACCCGCTGTATCGTCCGTACGCGAAGCAGTGA
- a CDS encoding DUF2752 domain-containing protein has translation MSVATENAEDPVLIVVEDPVSDDSYRRRHWEMLAVGVVVLTLACCLRLNGNGNVEAPLGEGFKLPPLCMSRAWFGVECPGCGLTRSFVALAEGNVARSLSFHRVGWLMALAVAVQVPYRLYELSGPRRPTPDLWKTLFGSTLIFALLANWCLKTFGY, from the coding sequence ATGAGCGTCGCCACCGAGAACGCCGAGGACCCCGTCCTGATTGTCGTCGAAGACCCCGTGTCCGACGATTCGTACCGGCGGCGTCACTGGGAGATGCTCGCCGTTGGCGTCGTCGTGTTGACGCTTGCGTGCTGCCTCCGACTCAACGGAAACGGCAACGTCGAGGCGCCCCTTGGCGAGGGGTTCAAGCTCCCGCCCCTGTGCATGAGTCGGGCGTGGTTCGGCGTCGAATGCCCCGGCTGCGGTCTCACGAGGAGCTTTGTCGCCCTGGCCGAGGGGAACGTTGCTCGTTCGCTCTCCTTCCATCGCGTCGGTTGGCTGATGGCTTTGGCGGTGGCCGTGCAGGTCCCGTATCGACTCTATGAACTAAGCGGCCCCAGGCGCCCAACTCCCGACCTTTGGAAGACGCTGTTTGGATCGACGCTCATCTTCGCGCTCCTGGCAAACTGGTGTCTCAAGACATTTGGGTACTAA
- a CDS encoding FHA domain-containing protein — protein sequence MNEPLRITKGDLNTPEVDQFVEMQAYLSRDTSFEDERSWIVRVIYANWFYLSIASLCGALLGWALIEPSIDDFSDDEEANAALLLVFPMIAGCVGLFLGAAEGLICRNPLRAMKSGFVGLGVGFLGGLVALIPAAFIFGFASLASLSIDDGLDPNGMPTGVAFLVLMMGRAAAWAVAGIPAGLGQGIALREKKVIINGVVGGCLGGLVGGLLFDPISLVLTAEDGQATYSRAVGFGSIGLFVGLFVGLVEGWTKTAWLQMLKGPLAGKQFILFKDTTSLGSSPKADIYLFKDDAIEPRHAQIVNRGGRFELEDNESPDGTYVNGVPVRRHVLRDGDQVVLGKTVLQFSLKANPD from the coding sequence ATGAACGAGCCGCTACGGATCACCAAAGGCGACCTCAACACGCCCGAGGTTGACCAATTCGTCGAGATGCAGGCGTACCTCAGCCGTGACACCTCGTTTGAAGACGAGCGATCATGGATCGTGCGGGTGATCTATGCGAACTGGTTCTACTTGTCGATCGCGTCGTTGTGCGGCGCGTTGTTGGGGTGGGCTCTGATTGAACCCTCCATCGATGATTTCAGCGACGACGAGGAAGCCAACGCGGCTTTATTGCTGGTCTTCCCGATGATTGCCGGGTGCGTCGGTCTGTTCTTAGGGGCGGCTGAAGGGCTCATCTGCCGAAACCCTTTGCGTGCGATGAAGAGTGGGTTTGTGGGATTAGGAGTTGGGTTTCTTGGGGGCTTGGTCGCCCTGATCCCCGCGGCGTTCATCTTTGGTTTCGCGAGCCTAGCCTCGCTATCCATCGACGATGGACTCGATCCCAACGGGATGCCTACGGGAGTAGCTTTCTTGGTGCTGATGATGGGACGAGCGGCGGCTTGGGCGGTGGCCGGCATTCCCGCCGGCCTCGGTCAGGGAATTGCGCTGCGTGAGAAGAAAGTCATCATCAACGGCGTCGTCGGGGGCTGCCTGGGTGGCCTCGTCGGCGGCTTGCTGTTCGACCCTATCAGCCTCGTGTTGACTGCCGAGGACGGCCAGGCGACCTACAGCCGCGCCGTAGGCTTTGGCTCGATCGGCCTGTTCGTCGGACTGTTTGTCGGCTTGGTCGAGGGTTGGACCAAGACCGCTTGGTTGCAGATGCTCAAGGGCCCGCTCGCCGGCAAGCAATTCATTCTGTTTAAGGACACAACCTCGCTCGGCAGTTCGCCGAAGGCTGACATCTATCTGTTCAAAGACGACGCCATCGAGCCGCGACACGCACAAATCGTCAACCGTGGCGGGCGTTTCGAGCTCGAGGACAACGAGTCGCCCGACGGGACCTACGTGAACGGCGTTCCGGTGCGTCGTCACGTGCTCCGTGACGGCGACCAAGTCGTTCTCGGAAAGACCGTGCTGCAGTTTTCGCTGAAAGCGAACCCGGATTAG
- a CDS encoding ubiquitin-conjugating enzyme E2 has protein sequence MSTVRLKRLSADHAQLREYVRAHPRVRVLQCEGDPPERYQLEYRINSLRSVAGELKPAATHTVEIVLPRNYPRTPPMCRMLTPVFHPNIAPHAICVGDHWSPGEPLQSIVMRIGELLAYQSYNVKSPLNGEAARWVAENEDKLPLDSVSLLPEEHDTDSAHEVTNSQPPSAPAAVETSTEPAKNLTACPSCHKRFRINANWIGRRTNCPACQEEFELQPIVES, from the coding sequence ATGAGCACCGTCCGCCTGAAACGCCTGTCTGCCGATCACGCTCAACTGCGTGAGTATGTCCGCGCGCACCCCCGAGTCAGGGTCCTCCAGTGCGAAGGGGACCCGCCGGAGCGTTATCAACTGGAGTATCGCATCAACAGCTTGCGGAGCGTTGCCGGCGAACTGAAGCCGGCGGCGACCCACACCGTCGAGATCGTGCTGCCGCGGAACTATCCGCGGACCCCTCCGATGTGCCGAATGCTGACGCCGGTATTTCATCCGAACATCGCGCCCCATGCGATCTGTGTGGGCGACCATTGGAGCCCGGGAGAGCCGCTGCAATCGATCGTGATGCGTATCGGCGAGCTACTTGCTTACCAGAGCTACAATGTCAAAAGCCCTCTCAACGGCGAGGCGGCGCGCTGGGTCGCCGAGAATGAGGATAAATTGCCGCTAGACAGCGTAAGCCTGTTGCCCGAAGAGCATGACACGGATTCGGCTCACGAGGTCACAAACAGTCAACCTCCCTCGGCGCCGGCGGCCGTCGAGACGTCAACCGAGCCCGCCAAGAATCTGACGGCCTGCCCGAGCTGTCACAAACGGTTCCGAATCAACGCCAACTGGATAGGCCGCCGCACCAACTGCCCCGCCTGCCAAGAAGAATTTGAGCTTCAGCCGATCGTGGAGTCCTGA
- a CDS encoding polysaccharide biosynthesis/export family protein, whose translation MIATLSGCAAFTNPVANGIPVRMLPDDMLAPSREGFEPINLALLRTKPPEIFLLDVGDTLGIYIEGIIGDESTPPPVNLPSSSELPPAIGYPFPIRDDGTISLPLAGSVKVSGMTIEQAEHAVVRAFLDKEIIREEDFRIIVTLLRPRTVRVLVVREDQVEPSVTIRNPGLRGIGASSTTIGGGATPTGNALELPIYENDLLNALTSTGGVPNNARTPEVVIYRGYAKGGDLDEVYASQLPSPDQCLCEDASNDGRQVIRIPLRKRCGQQVAIPRDEIILRDGDIVTLRSRELDRFYTGGLLPPSEQFLPPDYDLTVIEAILKSSGPLINGGVNSSNLNGNIVGSGLGNPSPSQLSVLRKLPNGQQVNINVNLNEALKDPRYNILVQADDILLLQENRDEAFSRYFFNSVFRMDFFFRILNRNDGQGSATLGFP comes from the coding sequence GTGATCGCCACACTTTCGGGCTGCGCGGCTTTCACTAACCCGGTGGCAAACGGCATCCCGGTGCGGATGCTTCCTGACGATATGCTTGCGCCATCTCGGGAGGGCTTCGAGCCGATCAACCTCGCTCTGCTGCGGACAAAACCGCCGGAGATTTTCCTGCTCGACGTCGGCGACACCTTGGGGATTTATATCGAGGGAATCATTGGCGACGAGAGCACGCCGCCGCCGGTCAATCTGCCTTCGTCGTCCGAGTTGCCTCCGGCGATAGGCTACCCCTTCCCGATCCGCGACGACGGCACAATCTCACTGCCATTGGCTGGATCGGTGAAAGTCTCTGGCATGACCATTGAACAAGCCGAGCACGCGGTGGTGCGGGCCTTCCTCGACAAAGAGATCATCCGCGAAGAAGACTTCCGAATCATCGTCACCCTGCTGCGTCCGCGGACGGTGCGGGTGCTCGTGGTGCGTGAGGATCAGGTCGAACCCAGTGTCACGATCCGCAACCCAGGGCTACGCGGCATCGGCGCGTCAAGCACAACGATCGGCGGCGGCGCAACGCCGACCGGCAACGCCCTGGAACTGCCGATTTACGAAAACGACCTACTCAACGCGCTGACGAGCACCGGCGGCGTCCCAAACAACGCGCGCACGCCGGAAGTGGTGATCTACCGTGGGTACGCTAAGGGCGGAGACCTAGACGAGGTCTATGCGAGCCAGCTTCCCTCGCCAGACCAGTGCCTGTGCGAAGACGCCAGCAACGATGGCCGCCAAGTGATCCGCATTCCGTTAAGGAAGAGGTGTGGGCAGCAAGTCGCAATCCCCCGCGATGAAATCATCCTCCGAGACGGCGACATCGTCACGCTGCGTTCCCGTGAACTCGACCGCTTTTACACCGGCGGCCTGCTGCCTCCCAGCGAGCAGTTCTTGCCGCCCGACTACGACTTGACGGTTATCGAAGCCATCCTCAAATCGAGCGGACCGTTGATCAACGGTGGCGTCAATAGCAGCAACCTAAACGGCAACATTGTTGGTTCGGGGCTTGGTAACCCGTCTCCGAGTCAGCTATCGGTCCTGCGTAAACTGCCCAACGGCCAGCAGGTGAATATCAACGTCAATCTTAACGAAGCGTTGAAAGACCCGCGGTACAACATCCTGGTTCAAGCGGATGACATCCTCTTGCTACAAGAGAACCGGGACGAAGCCTTCAGCCGGTACTTCTTCAACAGTGTGTTCCGGATGGATTTCTTCTTCCGAATCTTGAATCGCAACGACGGGCAAGGCTCGGCGACACTTGGGTTCCCATAA
- a CDS encoding trypsin-like peptidase domain-containing protein: MTPETESTGEPAPAPRLSIAQEREAGTLCAACSKVLSVGEAVAVCRDCGAVHHQGCWVPERGCTAYECTASRASNERLEQVSIRVSADDLRAVTPLPAPVPPKGGIDALKPRWNRASLWAIAIAILGAPLFGLITGAIAMLVACIALVTHRPNQRGVVLAAFAMALGLADIVGWAVGLSYYMGGPSNQTSFAEMAIDDESLNSLPSHIARAMRANVMINSNMGIGRMGIGSGVVLRVVDGLSYIVTNRHVIDGAYTSGTTTALADLSGMARLTVGSITAVQAPASVVWVAPDGIDLALISARLPTGVVDEAHWNADEDVVVGDPVFAIGNPHGLGWTHTSGSISQVRRQTRGGVSYRILQTSAAINSGNSGGGLYDASGRLVGINTMTAEKRFAEGLGFSIAYEALIELAPEEIGLPKRNPDVSTDDPTDTTAPAP, from the coding sequence GTGACCCCTGAAACGGAATCAACCGGCGAACCCGCCCCCGCCCCAAGACTCTCAATCGCTCAAGAGCGCGAGGCAGGGACGCTTTGCGCCGCGTGCTCCAAGGTGCTGTCGGTTGGAGAAGCGGTCGCCGTCTGCCGCGATTGCGGCGCGGTCCACCATCAGGGGTGTTGGGTTCCCGAACGGGGTTGCACGGCTTACGAGTGCACCGCGTCTCGGGCAAGCAACGAACGGCTCGAACAAGTTTCCATCCGCGTCTCTGCCGATGACCTTCGCGCTGTGACGCCGCTTCCTGCTCCCGTCCCGCCGAAGGGGGGCATCGACGCCCTCAAGCCGCGGTGGAACCGGGCGAGCCTGTGGGCGATCGCCATCGCGATTCTCGGCGCCCCGCTGTTTGGCCTGATCACGGGGGCGATCGCGATGCTCGTGGCGTGCATCGCGCTGGTTACCCACCGGCCGAACCAGCGAGGCGTTGTCCTCGCCGCCTTCGCAATGGCGCTCGGGCTGGCCGACATCGTTGGATGGGCCGTGGGGCTCTCGTACTACATGGGCGGCCCCAGTAACCAAACCTCGTTCGCTGAAATGGCGATCGATGACGAATCCCTCAATAGCCTGCCCAGCCACATCGCTCGCGCGATGCGGGCGAATGTCATGATCAACTCCAATATGGGGATCGGCAGGATGGGGATTGGCTCGGGAGTGGTGCTACGGGTTGTCGATGGCCTGAGCTACATCGTCACGAATCGTCACGTCATCGACGGCGCCTATACGAGTGGAACAACGACAGCCCTCGCGGACCTCTCGGGAATGGCGCGGCTCACGGTGGGATCGATCACGGCGGTACAGGCGCCGGCTTCGGTCGTCTGGGTGGCGCCGGACGGAATCGACTTGGCCTTGATATCTGCGCGGCTGCCAACCGGGGTTGTCGATGAGGCGCATTGGAACGCCGACGAGGACGTTGTCGTCGGCGACCCAGTTTTTGCGATCGGCAACCCGCATGGCCTCGGTTGGACGCACACGTCCGGCAGCATCTCGCAGGTCCGCCGTCAAACGCGCGGCGGCGTCAGCTATCGCATTCTGCAAACCTCGGCCGCGATCAACTCCGGCAACAGCGGCGGCGGACTCTACGACGCATCAGGGCGGCTGGTGGGCATTAATACGATGACCGCCGAGAAGCGCTTCGCCGAAGGCCTCGGGTTCTCCATCGCCTATGAAGCGCTGATCGAATTGGCGCCTGAAGAGATCGGCCTGCCGAAGCGAAACCCCGACGTATCCACTGACGACCCCACCGACACAACTGCCCCGGCGCCATGA
- a CDS encoding Mov34/MPN/PAD-1 family protein, which yields MSGVDVRDLASQPLEGGDFPVSLQSDFRLHFRPAARDKMLSHAGADAAIEICGVLVGRLLKDGDGPYVVVEDCVCCDTATSKFAEVTFTHESWSQINQEMDTKFTDKQIVGWYHSHPNFGVFLSDRDRFIHEHFFSGPGQVAYVIDPVRNEEGVFIWRNGTTAALPHYWVGDSIRLTQLHEYSVRRPETEQENPPAGRPSTAEAAWFTGLVPLLLLSALAFLLGHTSSRLQTSWERQRVVDGVVAHYGVNKLVKLGLQESLAVVSNRLKELASASERLAKAARDTDASSNDETLKAQRQIERGFRDCIDALQQIGDRFGYDEFERRALAVYLAEKQAGVGAPSTTPAPTKSLPPPPAAPDQAPTVGEPASNAPQEDGE from the coding sequence ATGAGCGGAGTGGATGTACGCGACCTAGCTTCACAACCGCTCGAGGGCGGCGACTTCCCCGTCTCTTTGCAGAGTGACTTCCGTTTGCACTTCCGTCCCGCTGCGCGGGACAAGATGCTGAGTCACGCCGGCGCCGACGCCGCGATCGAAATCTGCGGCGTGTTGGTGGGACGACTCCTGAAGGACGGTGACGGTCCGTACGTCGTCGTTGAGGACTGCGTCTGTTGCGACACCGCGACGAGCAAGTTCGCCGAGGTGACCTTCACGCACGAGTCTTGGTCGCAGATCAACCAGGAGATGGACACCAAATTCACTGACAAGCAGATTGTCGGCTGGTATCACTCCCACCCGAACTTCGGCGTCTTCCTTTCGGACCGTGACCGCTTCATCCACGAGCACTTCTTCTCCGGCCCGGGTCAGGTGGCGTACGTCATTGATCCGGTCCGCAACGAAGAAGGCGTCTTTATCTGGCGTAACGGGACCACCGCTGCGCTGCCACACTACTGGGTCGGCGATTCCATCCGGCTCACGCAACTGCACGAATACTCGGTCCGCCGGCCCGAAACCGAGCAAGAGAATCCGCCAGCAGGTCGACCTTCGACCGCTGAAGCGGCCTGGTTCACAGGGCTTGTTCCCTTGCTGCTGCTGAGCGCGCTCGCGTTCTTGCTGGGGCATACCTCTTCGCGACTGCAAACCTCATGGGAGCGTCAACGGGTCGTCGACGGCGTCGTCGCTCACTACGGGGTCAACAAACTCGTGAAGCTCGGCCTCCAAGAGAGTTTGGCGGTCGTATCGAACCGCCTGAAGGAACTCGCTTCGGCGTCGGAAAGACTCGCCAAAGCGGCCCGCGACACGGACGCGTCTTCCAATGACGAGACGCTGAAGGCTCAACGGCAGATCGAACGCGGTTTCCGCGACTGCATCGACGCGCTCCAGCAGATCGGCGACCGCTTTGGTTACGACGAGTTCGAACGCCGTGCGTTGGCAGTCTATCTGGCCGAGAAGCAAGCGGGAGTCGGCGCTCCCTCGACAACGCCCGCGCCGACAAAATCACTCCCGCCGCCGCCCGCCGCTCCGGACCAAGCTCCGACGGTGGGTGAGCCTGCGAGCAACGCCCCACAAGAGGACGGTGAGTGA